The DNA sequence TCTTCAAGCTCTGTTGCTCGCACGAACTGCGATACGGCCTCCATCAAGGGGCCCTGTCCGACCAGGAACAGCTCAGCCCGAGGGCAGGCTTGCCGAACGCGTCGAAACGCCTCGAGGAGGAAGATCGGACCTTTCTTTGGGATCAGTCGACCAACGGCCACAATCTTGAACACATCCCTCTTGCCGTGACGCTGCGCGTTGCTCTCGGCGCGCACATCGGTACCGCATGGAATCACATGGATGCGATCCGCCGGGACGCCGAATTCCATGACCTGCGCCTTCATCGCACGGGAGACCACTACGACCGCATCGATCTGCGGCAGCACCGCCCGATAGCGAGCTCCCCATACTGCATCGCGGGACTGTCCGGCTACATCGTAGCCGTGGGCATGGGCGACCAGAGGTATCCGCATGCGTCTGCACACATCAGCGACGCTGACCGCCACCTGCAAATACTCGCATAGCACGACGTCTATGCGGTTTGTCGCCAACCAGAAGGCGAGTCGAGACAAATCAATTCTCAGCAGGCTCTCACGACTCGCTGCTC is a window from the Vicinamibacterales bacterium genome containing:
- a CDS encoding glycosyltransferase, which produces MLGVIVSCIGRTSETYISSHIANLSPAGTAVCSLSPVENPAWVPEWPVLRLYHSDVWPLQALRRVAGAASRESLLRIDLSRLAFWLATNRIDVVLCEYLQVAVSVADVCRRMRIPLVAHAHGYDVAGQSRDAVWGARYRAVLPQIDAVVVVSRAMKAQVMEFGVPADRIHVIPCGTDVRAESNAQRHGKRDVFKIVAVGRLIPKKGPIFLLEAFRRVRQACPRAELFLVGQGPLMEAVSQFVRATELEDCVHLLGELPNASVPAPGRR